The Lacerta agilis isolate rLacAgi1 chromosome 14, rLacAgi1.pri, whole genome shotgun sequence sequence CCAAGCACCTTAGACTGAGGGTTTGTAGTAGAATCATAATTATCCTAAATTAGCACTGTATCTGCGCCTTGCCCTCTTTCCTGCTAAGCCACCTTTGGTTATTCATGGGTTGTGCAGGAACCGTTCCTTCAACACAGCACATCTTTCGCAAGGACATTGCTGCCTTTTCACCGGTTAAATTGGGACTCGAAacgagagagaggaagagatgagcGAAGTAGCTAGTATAGCGACAGAATATTATTCCCCACCGCCATGTAGCCCTAAAAACACGCGCGTGTTTGTGTTTTTCTTACAGAGCATGTACATTTTCTTACACACTGTGAAAGGAACGCCTTTTGAGACTCCTGACCAGGGCAAAGCCCGGCTGCTGACTCACTGGGAGCAGATGGATTACGGGGTGCAGTTCACCGCCTCCCGCAAGTTCCTGACCATCACACCAATTATACTGTGAGTGTAAAAGTACTGTACTTATAAGGCTAGGTGCAAAtcgcttctggatcaggccaggggcctgCCAAGCCCAGCATCCCGTTTCCGCAACAGCTAGTCTGATAcctacaggaagcctgcaagcaagaaatGCTGCTGTTCTCCGTCAACGAGTATTTGGAGTCATGATGCCTATGGTCCTGAGGATGGCATGAAGCCATATTAACTAGTAGCCATaggtagccttatcttccatgtaCTTGCCTCACCCTCTTTTTAAGGCTGTCTAAGCCCTaatggccaccccccccccccacaactcgtAGCAGGCCAGTTCCATAAATTAACTCCACAATGTGCGAAGAAATACTTTTCAGACCCACAGAACTCCTTCCTACCCTTGTGCCCTTAGAGCCGTGTTTCCCAAACTTCGGTCTctggctgttcccccccccccggactacagttcccatcatccttgaccgctgGTCTTGCTagtttagggatgatgggagttgtagtccaaaaacgacAGTACCTTAACATTCTCTGGGTAGTGAGCAATACAatttgcaacattaaaaaaaaaaaaaaatcctggaaaaatgaaaagctaTTTACCTAGCACCCAAAGAATATAtgtaagatgtataagactgaatcaggtaAGTATTGGAGATGTAATGAGACTGAGGGTACTTTCTATCATAtatggtggacctgtaaaaaagtattgggaaataattcataatgaactgaaaaaatttccaaaaaaaaaccagagtccttttttttggggggggggataactcagacagaaattcccaggtgttggaaaaggttatttatgtatgtcaCTACTGTGGCTCGTGTTTCATtatccccaaaatggaaaacgagcgaagtCCCAactggcaacttaaactgatggaatatgtgcagcttgcggacctaacatatagaataagagaacaagaagagcataacgtttaaagaagactggaaaatgtttattgaatatatggaggggaattgtgtacatatgaaaacgtgggcagcgtaattaagataaattcaacagtgcaaataagttttgatggatggaaTAACGGAATACAGACTGGTTGAGTTTATATAAAATGTGCAGGTGTTTACACTGTGCAaagtgaaccatggaaagagaggaagggaagtcattgatattttaagccccccctagggagggcattccatgttTCAACCCTCAGCGTGGGCTAGTTGAGGGAACTGCGGCATACGCGATTCaattctctcctcctcttctttcctccGCAGTTATTTCCTTACTAGCTTCTACACTAAATACGACCGGATACACTTCATCATCAACACCATCTCCTTGATGAGTGTCTTGATCCCCAAACTACCCCAACTGCATGGCGTACGGATCTTTGGGATCAACAAGTACTGAGCCCAGGTGTCTTTTATATTCCCTTCTGGTGAGCTGTGAGAGGCCAGCAGCGTGAGAACCCTGTTTCCTTCGTTCCGGCTGCGTCTTCAGGATACACTTCCACACAAtggctccttttttaaaattttactttctttttaaaatgagcacATGTTGTGCAGGATTCCAAGATCCGACAGAGAACACAGATGGCTCAAACGATGCTTGAATCCTGGGTAGAGTTTAGCTTGGAAGAGAGAcaaagggtgtgtgggggggaagcttaaaatgtatttattattgttgttgttattttatttttcaagaatCTGAAAATAGatgcagacaacactgagattTGAAAGGTACTCATAGCTTGCTCTCTGGGTAATGGAAGACATCCAGCCCAGAAGACTTGGACAGGTATAGAAAGGTAGGAGCCTATTGCAAGGCGATGTTTAGGATGATAGCAAATGCACTTTAATATAAAGTTGTCCcctttcaggggggggggttgacttgCTCATCGAAAGGGCTATATCAGAAATTTTGAGATGCACACTAGATATAGATTTCTTTGTGAGTTTGGAAACCTTAGCTGATCatttataaatacattttaattatttgGTAGGCAGTTGGGACAGATTCTCATTCCTTCTTGCAGGGGCATGAACCGGTCCGTCCCCCCCAATTACAAAAGCAATGCTCTTCAGAGTCTTCTTTGAAAAGCCTTTGCCTATATTTATATATATCAAAGCTTTTCACTCTCTGTGGTTGAGGGAGTGGGGAACTCCGCATGGCAGGTTGAAAACACAACCCAGGGACGAGAAGGAAGAGGGAAGAAATGTTTTGACACTTGCGTTGCAGCAGTTGCCACATTTCGACAGTCGCAGCTGCCTCATTGCGGCGTCTCTTCTGGATGGGAGAGCCAACGGTCTCTTGAAGCATGGATGGTTTATTTCGACATTGTACAATGACGGCGGTGGAGAAAGCACGAGATGAGGCCAAAGGACCCAGGCCTCGTTTCCAATCTCTCTCGGTTGGAAATCCAGCATAAGTTGATTAGGTTTGTTCGGTACCACTCTTAGTCGATTCATTCGCTGATTCATGCCAGCACTGGGATTCAGAGAGAGCTATCTTGTTGCTGCCCTCTGTGATGTCTAACTAAGATGCTGCTTGTTTCCTGGGCGGCCTCCACCCCTGTGGTTTAATGGGCTTTTGCTTTTGTGCCCCACTGTGTCAGAATAAAAAACCCTGTATTGCTCTCTTGTCACCTAGAATGCAGATAGTTTGGTATACGTCTGCTGCTGACTGGTCTGCTTTCTAAACAGCGATACAGCAAGGAGGAGGGTTTTCTTCTGCTAATGGATTAGTAAGTGGGTTTATTTCTTTCTGATGCTTCTCTTGgattgtgggggggagggggggagagaaacagaccCTGAGAGCTATAATACGTTATATCATGTAATCGCTAACAACCTTTTAAGGTGCAGGCTGCAATTCAATCATGCGGACATCAAGAAAAACGTCAGTTAAGTTTTGATCATCAAGATCATAGGTATGTGAGTTTGGTTCTTCTTGTCAATgttgtgtcctttaaaaaaaaaaatacaatttcccTCCActtatccaccccaccccaggaaatGCACACATTGCTAGCTAGGATATGAGTTTTATAATGGAATTTAAACAGCCTGAGTATTTCCTGGAATCTGTTTCTCAGACTTGTTAGCTTGGCAGCTGAAATGTTTCCTTACCCCACTATACTGGGGAGGCATCTAAACATTTGACGCCGGTGCCAATAAGTCGTTTTTCCAGCTTTAGAACTGTTTGGGACACTTCcctgaaaagaggaggaggaagaggagggcatTTTAAACATCACCTCTGCTTTTAGCGGTATCTAGAAGCGGTGGCAGAGAAAGCCCACCTGGTTTCTCAATGGCCGCATTAGCAGTTGGTGATGCTGTTGGGCTATGCAGCAAGCAGGGGTGCTGGGTTGGGCAAAGAGGTTTAAAAGCCTGCTACCAAGGCCAGTATCATTAAAGGGATGGGAGTTGCCCCCTTCTTTCTCATTATCAGATTTGGTATAATCTACATAATAAAACAGATGATTTTAGCTgaggtttcctgcattgcagggggttggactagatgactcttgaggccccttcccaactctacagttctatgattccatcccTATCCTTGACAGGCGCTCAAGGCAGCTttaacagataaaaataaaagccgctctacacctgcagcaaaaaacaacaacaacgtaaagGACAGTTAAGTGGCTATCCAGGTAGGCAATGTGTACTGTACTACACAAAGCTTCAGAGACAATGCTGCAAGAAACAAAGGAGATTGAAAATGTGGaggcaggggtggtgaacctgcAGGACCTCCAGGTGTCGGAACATTACAGCTCCCATATTCCATGAATGTTGGCCATGCCGGCTGTGGTTGGTGGCAGCTGGAGTCGAATGGCacctggagggcagcatgttccccaccccctctgttGAAAGAAATTCAGTGGAGCTGTGTTGGCACAGCTGCAGCCAAACACTGCTTTTGGGCTTGTCACCTGCATGTTTTAGCAGCCTTTGTGTCGCAGTTGGGACTAGTAATCTTGGAATCGAAGGCCAGGTCCTGGTGTACTTGGAGCTCTTCCTCCAGACACAACAGGGAAGAGTATCAGCCCTCGCAAATTCCCGTCAGTCAGAGACTTCTCGGTTGGCCAGGTAGAAGTACCAGGTCCCTGTTGTCTGCCTTTGGTTGCTTGACAGAACAGGACCTTATTCCTGGTTACTCCTGAGGCTGTAGTTCCTCAACCTGATGGAAGTCATCTAGCCCTTGTCCTAGCCCAACAACCTGTCATGTTGTTGTCGTTTTGATTGGCACTGACAATTACAATTAAGTGTAGGTACGTGAGTTTGTGAATTAGGAAGGCAATAGTAGCTTCGAAATTATGGATAGGCAATATATACTACTGTTGATGATGACTGGTGAGGATCAGAGCTTGTCATCTAGGCACAGAGAGGGAGGCAGGATCTTCCCGGTGTAATTCTTCTCCAAGAGAAGCAAGTGACCTTCCCTACTTAATACGCCTGCCAGCAAAGTGGGCTAAGAGGATTAACATTGTAAGCTTTTCACCCAAATCCCAGCGCTAAGATGCTGAGCTGCTATTGACCTTCGTTAGAGCCTGTATTTTTTAACTTCCTGTCTAAGGCAACTTGAAAGCAAGGtaccttttaaaatattgatgaaaaaggaagaaaaccttggcactGGGTTCTCAGAAAAGCAGGGGCGGGGGAGATAggcattttaatttttcttcttcttcttcagttcagttcaattATTAGCTTTTTCCAGAACTAGATCTCCTCATTCTACATCCCATTCTTTATTCCGCAGAAGAAAAACAACTACTAATATGTCAAAATAATAGTGGAATGCTGAACAACCACTTCCCAGTTTTCGGTAATTCAGTGGAACCAGATGAGCCCAGCTTAAAAGTTGAAATTCAGCAGCGATTTTAAGAAATTTTAAGCAAACGCACAATTTTAACCCCAGGTCTTGCTTTGATGAAGAAGCAAAAATACCCGGGGAGGGAAACAATCTGCTTCAACGTAGATTTCTGCAATAGAAGTTGTGCTCAATACTTGATGATATGCGCAGCTCAATATATGGGTAACTTAAAGGGCTTGTGTATTTTTTAGCACTATTCCAATATATAGGTGGTTAAGGCCTTAAACACAGATCTAAGTTGCACTCTTCCGAAAAACAGAATGTTCTTCTTGCAAGGGTATAAATCAGTACCCtactaaaaaggaaaaaaatatagaaAGAGCTCGTTAGCACTATGCCTACACACCAGCCAATTTTCATGTCATTGCTCTGCAAACTTCTGCTCCTACCGCTTCTTTTTCATTATTCTGAGTACTGAGGGGATTGTTCAGAGTAGTCCGTTCACCAGCCACAGTGCTCTCAAGGTATTCTAGGCCTGCCTTAGCAACCTGATGTCCTCCAAATGTTTAGGAtgtccaccagccccagccaacaaggCCCAGAGCTCTAGGAAGAAGGGAGTTTGagagcaacaacatctggagagtaccaagTTGGGAAACCAGCTGTTCCAGGCCGTGTCTCCCATTGTCAGTAAGAGTTCCTGTTACAGTTAAGCCAAGGGGGTGGGTTTAACTTTATGGAAATCTAAACAAACCCCTTTCCAAAGCAAGCTGCCAGCTCACTCTTCTAGCAATAGTTATTGCTACTAGAAAAGTGAGCTCTAAGAAAGCTTACGTTGTCCAGGCCAGGACCATATGAGAGAATCAGCTGGCAGATTGTTCTTTTACATTATAAATATTGTGGAAACTTTCAAAACCAAGTGGAGATAGAGAGAGCCTGGGCTGTGCTCAATCCTATATGCTCATTTGCTGAGGACTTGCTCAGTCCTGGCTTTGTCAAACAGAGCAAGCCCAGTTAATATGGCATGaaacccattccccccccctccaatattcCCCCAATGAAGCTGCTTCTTGGTGCTGACATGAAAGTTCATGCAGTTTCCTTGTTGACCACTTTCTGTAACTCGATACTGTAGAAAGAGCTGCTTTGCTAAGTCTGGGAACTCTCCATAAAGAAGCAGGTTTCTGTATACTATAAAATTGAGCAGTTGTGATTTGGGATGAAATTCCACGGTGTTCTGTGGGCAGCAGAACTTATTAGAGAGGATGCAATCTCCTATCATTTTTAATAATTTGGAATCACTTCTGctattagagccagtgtggtgtagtggttaggagtggtagactcgtaatctggggaaccgggttcgcatctcctctcctccacatgcagctgctgggtgaccttgggctagtcacacttctctgaagtctctcggccccactcaccgcacagagtgtttgttgtgggggaggaagggaaaggagaatgttagccgctttgagactccttcgggtagtgaaaagcgggatatcaaatccaatctcttcttcttcttcttcttcttcttcttcttcttcttcttcttcttcttcttcttctagtaaaTTGTTCCCCTGTGTGTGCCCCTAATGGAATCTCCCTGGCAGAGGGTAGTGGACATGCATAACTATGgatggcaggggggtgggggaggtataATTGTCTTGGCTGAGTTGTGTTTTAACCAACCCAGTTAGGTCCACTGGGCCATTTATGAAGAGCCCCAAATCCTTCCTCTGTTTGCCTTGGGAGCAAAAAGAGATTGAGCCCTGCCTGCTCTTCTAAAGGAGGTgctgggcgggcgggcgggcaatAGCATGCTCCCTTTAATTCACTGTCCCAAAAGCCAGTCTCTTCCACCAGCACCCTAGTAATCATTTTGAAAGGGACTCAGAATGCAGTGCACCATTTGCAATATTGTCTCTGGGCCACCAATCTTTCCCCACCCTACATGGCTTTACGGATAAATAAATGCTCTCTTCATCATTGAAGTGGTGAGTGGAGAGGATGGGATTTCCCACACAAATGTTGCATGTGAACACATTTCTCTTGGAATAATTGTAGGTACCAAGGCTGCTTTGCCCAGGCTGGTGTAATTAAGGTATAAAGCGGATCTCGAGCCTGGTGCATCTGAGCTGGAAGGCCATGCACTTGTTTAGAACTGCCTAGGGTTCTGTTGTTGGGTTCTGTGATTAGTGCAGGAACAATCTGAAACGTGGGCCTGTGAAGGTCAAAGCTTCAAGTTATACTAAAATCATGCTTGGCATTTCCCATGTATATGCAATAAAAGGTTGAGGTTTACCCCCTTCACCCCTGTGCTACTATCCTCCTGAAAATCACCCCTCTGTGAAGATGTTTgccaacccccccaaaacagctgCCATTATCTGCAAACAGCAGCTTCAGGCAAGAAGTGGGTTTTCAGTGATTGAATGGTACAGGGAATTGCACCCCCTTCCCTGCATTATGGTCCCGATCTGGAATCGCTCCCTCTTGCACGCAAAATAAATAGAttgtaaataaaaagacacaGGGAATCTCAACGCGGGATTCAAGGACTTAATGTAGCATGTTGATAGAAAGAAAATATGGAGCCTATCTGAAACAAATCAAGGTTTTCTTGTGGCTTTTGATGTGGATTCTATGGGGTCTGTGCATGCCCAGGACAATGCACACTGCACAGAGCAGCCTAGAGGAGAACAACCCCACTCCCAGCAAGCAGCTTGCATAGCATGCAGGTTCCATGGAGCAGAGTGAGTAGCTGTGTGCTTTGTGCCAAGTCTGGAGCCAAAGTGCTGGCAGATACCTAGAACAGGTggagaacagttacaggtaggtagctgtgttggtctgccatagtcaaaacaaaatataaaatcaaaaaatccttccagtagcaccttagagaccaactaagtttgttcttggtatgagctttcgtgtgcatgcacacttcttcaggtggaGAACAGGTGGACCTCCTGGTCCTGGTGGGCACCAagtcccatcacccttgaccaatggtcagggtgataatgggggttgtagttcagcagtacCTGGAGGTCtgcaggttccccttccctgggcTAGAACAGATGATCAGGGCAGAAGTAGTTTCTCAGAGAGGAGTGTAGCAGGTGTGAAAGATTTGCAGCAGAACAGAGTTGCTAGTGTTTCTACTAAAATTGCCTGCGGTTCCTTCCTCCAAACGGCACCTAGGGTGGCTTGGTGAGTAGGGAATCTGTGCCTGAATGGCTGTgctcctgatttgatcccaacaacaacaacaacaacaacaacaacaataacaatgctGTTCCTGACCATGAGAACCTCTGTAGCAGCAAAAGTAATGATGGAACACAGAATTGCACAATGGTCCACTCAAAGATCAGTGGAAAGGAAGCAGTCTTTCCAAGTTGCCACAAGAAAGTTTTGCTCGAAATAAGTAGAACTGGGTTGTGGGGCTGCAAATGGCCTGCTCTCACCCAGATTGGAGTGGATTTTTGCACCAGGTAAAGCATAGTATCATATGGGCAGGTCATGTATACGTGACCATGTGGGGAACAGCGTAACCATGATTAAAGGGTCCCTGCCAAAGGGGCATTTGTAGCATTTCTGGAACTCCAGAAacgaaaggaaaagggaaaagaccATTGAGCTCTTTTCATGACTTAACAGCAAGGTGCTGTGTTTACTACAGGAGATAATACTTGTGGGTTTAATTGCTAATTTGGCATCAATTGTTGTGGTCTAGGTTTTTCTCTTAGCTTTATAGGCTGTTTACTTCATAAgggtttaaatttttttaaaaaaaaaattaactattTTAAAGGTATGGTAGTAAGCTCTTTAAGAGGGCATGGTAGCTGAGTTGTTGCCACAAACTGCATTTTATGATATGTCTGTGGATTGTTCTTTAATTGTAGTGAAGTAACATATTGTATTGATTTACCATTATCTGTGAAATATAATTTTTAGAATGTGAGTGTGAATGTTATTTTCAGTGAGCGTTAAATGTTTTACATCTTTGTGTCGAACATAGAATTACGGttgtttgggttttattttttaaaaactactttTGTTTCTGGATTTGCTCTCATTTTGTCATGTACACGTGAGAAAAGAAAACTTTCATCTGGAGAACTTTCTAAGACAAAGTGTGAATATTATTTTTATGAGTCCTTTCTACAGTATTCAAAGacaaaccaattaaaaaaatcagtattCATGTAATATATCTTGTATGTATTCCTCAAGTCTGcataaacataagaaaagctcTAGTGAGTGAGGTGAGCACCGTCCTGCTCTTCCCCTGACGAGGGAGGATGCCTGAAAAAGACAATGGTGTTTTGACATTGTGTTGAGAGCCATTTTGATCAGGGCCGTATTGAGTCTTTTTTCATCCTAATGATagtgacataggaagctgccttataccgagtcagatcattggcccaccCAGCTCAATATTATACCAGTgtatcccaaacttgggtctccagctggttttggactacaagttccatcatccctagctagtaggcccaatggtcagggatgatgggaactgtagtccaaaaccagctgtctggagaccccaagtttgggaaacactggtttatactgacaggcagaagctcttcaggatttcaggcaggtgtCTTTTTCCAGCCTGACCTGGAGTTGCCATAGAAGCTTCTcagtgcaaagcagatgccctacctcTGAGGTAAAAACAGATGGGCCCAACgactcttccccccccacacacattttttggCAACTTGCTTGCTCTGTCTCTCTACAAGTCAGCaccatttaacacacacacacacacacacacacacacacatcaaggcACAAAGCACTTGCACATTAGGACCCAATTTTTCAAAATGTGGAAAAGTAACCTATCCAACACAAGTGGAAGAGGAGCCTGTGAGGAAGGAGGGAATGACAGACTTGCTGCAGCCTTACTGAATGAGGAGATTCATTGCTGGCACAGAACATCTGAGGGAATCAAGAAGAGCGTTGATAACGACCATCGAAATTTCTCAGGGAAAAGGAATGCCTTTCGAGTTTCCTCTGGGTTTTCCTGAAGAGCCAAATTTTGCGGTGCGCTTTGAGGTTCCGCTGAGGAAAATTGCCTTTCAGTCAGGCAGCCAAGACATTTTTATTCTGCCAGGcttttaagattttttaaaaactgcatttaaaTCCTCCTCGtttttatgctgcctttcagCAATCCTTTTAAGATATTCTTTTCAGTTGTTATTGTATATAtttgttgtaacccaccttgggTCACTTTGAGGGCCAataggcagcatataaatgttaTCTTACAAGAGCCcaagtaattttttttggggggggggacacacaataAAAATAGGCTTTACTTATACAGtattttaagttttaaattgATAATAAAAATTATGAAATGCAACAAAGAATGCACAATATTATATTCTTGCTCTTGATCTTTCAGGTTTAAAAGGAAGAGGCAGTTTAGAAACTGTTATTTGGTGTAGACACACCTCTCCAAGAGAAATTAATAATTGGAGCTGCTATTGTAGTTAATAGGCAATTACGTATTCCACACTAAAGAGTCATTTTGTCAACATTATTCTAtgcatggaaaataaaaacaaatatgctACAATTGCTATCAAAATGAGGCACCCTTCTCCTAGATTTCAGTATAATGAGCTTCTCAGTATGACTATATTCAACCAAAACTCTTAGGAATCAACTGTCACAATGTGAGTGAAAACTTTATAAAGGCAATAATGCTAATAAGAAATGAGACAACATACAATTTCAGTGCCTGCAATCTCCCCATCAATTGCAGGAGTTGCAGATATTAAGAGTAAATTCATTACCTTAAAGCCACCATTCTTTAGTCTGTCAGCATAACTATCTCAAATGAGTTATGAAATTTGAGTGAACAGATTGGGGTTTATGATGGTTCAAGTTCCAGGACAAAATTCTACTCCAGCTCAATATATTGTATACCTACGCAAATTTCCTCACCATCATGCACCTAAATGATCACGACAACGTTCAAATGCCTCCTGTGAAATACGCTGTGGTTTGAATTCTTCAAAACTTATCAACTTCA is a genomic window containing:
- the ORMDL3 gene encoding ORM1-like protein 3, translated to MNVGTAHSEVNPNTRVMNSRGIWLSYVLGIGLLHVILLSIPFFSVPVVWTLTNIIHNMSMYIFLHTVKGTPFETPDQGKARLLTHWEQMDYGVQFTASRKFLTITPIILYFLTSFYTKYDRIHFIINTISLMSVLIPKLPQLHGVRIFGINKY